TCGGCATGGGGCTTAATCTGGATTTGGATCACGTCGCTTTTGCGGCGGAGAAGAAATTTGATGGATTTCAGCACCGTCGTCTGACAGCGGCTGAGCTTGCGCAGATTGCGGGGCGGGCTGGTCGTCATACCCGCGATGGCACGTTTGGCGTGACAGGGCGCGTGGCTCCGTTTGAAGATGATCTGGTGGAGCAGCTGGAGTTGCATGTTTTTCAGCCCATAAAAATGCTTCAGTGGCGCAATCGCCTTCTGGATTTCAACAGTTACGCCGATTTGATTGCTTCTCTCGAAGTGGCTCCGGGCAAGCCGGGGCTGACGCGCTCCTTGCCGGCCAGCGATTTGCAGGCGCTGGAACTGCTCTACAAGAGCCGAGAGATCCGAAGGCGGGTGAATGAGCCCTCAGAGTTGAAATTACTGTGGGATGTTTGTCAGGTTCCCGACTATCGGAAAATTGCACCTACCAATCATGCCGAATTGATTGGTATGCTGTTCCAGCAGTTGGAAGACCGAGGCACTTTGTCTCAGGAATGGCTTGCTGCACAAATTTCATATGCGGATAGAATTGATGGCGATATTGACACACTCGCCAATAGAATTGCACATATCCGCACTTGGACCTTTGTTGCTAACAAAAAGGGGTGGCTAGATGATCCCCTTTTGTGGCAAGAGAAGACCAGAGCCGTGGAGGATCGTCTGTCAGACGCCCTGCATGAGCGACTTACCAAGCGCTTCCTGGATAGGCGCACAAGTGTATTGATGAAACGTCTGAGAGAAAAAGCAATGCTCGAAGCGGAAATTACTCCTGCCGGTGACGTGCTGGTGGAAGGCCAGCATGTTGGTCAATTGCATGGATTTCGCTTTGCGCCCGATGTGAGTGCCGAAGGCAACGATGCCAAAGCCATTCATGCCGCTGCGCAGAAGGTCCTGTCTGTAGAGTTCGAGAACAGATCGGAAAAAATAGCCGGAGCGGCCAATGATCAGTTTTTGCTATCGGGAGATGGCATGCTGCGTTGGCAGGGAGCCCCGATTGCCAAACTAGTGGCCGGCGATACGGTTTTGAAACCGAGGCTAATGGTTTTGGCAGATGAAGGTTTGAGTGGAGTGGCACTGGAGAATGTGCAGTCTCGCATCAACCTCTGGCTGAATAACCATGTCAATCTGTTGTTGCAGCCTCTTGTAGAGTTGTCTGGAACAGAGGAACTTGATGGAATTGCCAAGGGTTTGGCTTTCCAACTGGTTGAAAATCTTGGTATTTTGGATCGCCGTTCGGTTGCAGAAGATGTGCGTTCGCTTGATCAGGATGCCCGGGCTTCTCTGCGCAAGTTCGGTGTTCGCTTCGGCGCTTACCATATCTATGTTCCTGCGCTTCTGAAGCCTGCACCCAGCACTTTGCTGGTCATGATGTGGGCGTTGCACAATGGTGGCATAGAACAGGACGGCGTTGTCGAAGTGCCATCCTTGTCTGCTTCTGGGCGGACGTCTATACCGGTCAATGAGGCTATTTCGCCAGCTCTCTACAAGACCGTTGGCTTTGGTGTTTACGGCAAGAGAGCTGTTCGCATTGATATTCTGGAACGTCTGGCAGACCTCATTCGCCCGCTGCTGAGCTGGCGTCCGACAGAGGAAACGCCGGAGCCTCCTGAAGGGGTTGTGGATCGTGGCTTTACCGTCACCGTTGCCATGACATCTCTTTTGGGCTGCGCTGGAGAAGATTTCTCGACCATCCTGAAGTCTCTTGGCTATCGTGTGGAACGTCGCAAAATTGAGTCGACCCCTGCCGAGGCAGATGCTGCCAAAGAGAATTTTGAGGCTGAAGCTGCTGCTGAAATCGCTGCCGAATCTGCTTCTTCAGAGGCGGTTGAGCAGCCAGAAGCCGCTCCGGAGGCTAGTTCTCCACAGGATAGTACACCTGTATCTGAGGGTGCTGATGAAGCCGCTTCAGGTGTCGCTGAGGTCGTTTCCGAGGCTGACGCAGAAGAAGAAGAGAAGTGGCTGGAGATCTGGCGCCCGGGTGGTCGTGGTGATCGTCGTCCGAATAGACAGGGCCAGCGTCAGAAATCTGGTCCGAGAACTAGTGGTCGCGACAGCCAAAACAATGGACAAAAGGATTTCCGCAAAGGCGGAAAGCGCAATGGTCCTCGCTCTGAAGGTGGCTTCAAAGGTGGAAACCGTTCTGGTGGCCCGGACAAGGGGCGCGGTAAGCCGCGTGATCAGGCTCCTCGTAAGCCTGAGAAGGTCGCAGATCCGGATTCTCCATTTGCAGCACTGGCAGCCTTGAAAGCAAATCTGGATAAGAAGTAAGCCCGGACCGTCTGGTGGGTTTCTTCAGTCAATTGATCGGCATGCCGCGTGGTCGCAGTTTTGAGCGCCAGGCGGCATGCTTTTTATTTGGTGAGTGATGAGCGAAGAAAGTTCCAAATTACGCATTGATAAATGGCTCTGGTTTGCCAGAGTCGCCAAAACCAGAAGTCTGGCTGCCAAACTTGTGACATCGGGCAATGTCCGGGTTAACAAGGAGAAGATTTCTGCTGCCAGCAGGCAAATCAAGCCCGGTGATGTTTTGACAATCGCCAAGGCGGACAATATCCGCATTCTGGAGGTCGTCGCTCTTGGAACGCGCAGAGGGCCAGCCCCTGAAGCCCAGCTGCTCTATAATGATCATTCGCCAGCGCCTGTGAAGCGAGAGGATGCTCCCAAGATTGGCATTGAGCATGATGCTCATGCGGGGCGTCCAACCAAGAGAGATCGGCGACAACTGATGAAGCTCAAGCGCAAT
This window of the uncultured Cohaesibacter sp. genome carries:
- a CDS encoding helicase-related protein, giving the protein MAIERMIAHSSGIIGLPLRLLAREVYGKLVAKVGKDLVALHTGEERIVPEGARYHVCTVEAMPAEADVAFVAIDEVQLASDFERGHVFTDRLLHLRGREETLLLGAETMKPMIEMLLPHATIITRPRMSQLSYIGQKKLSRLPRRSAVVTFSVNDVYAIAELVRRQRGGAAVVMGSLSPRTRNAQVELFQNGDVDHLIATDAIGMGLNLDLDHVAFAAEKKFDGFQHRRLTAAELAQIAGRAGRHTRDGTFGVTGRVAPFEDDLVEQLELHVFQPIKMLQWRNRLLDFNSYADLIASLEVAPGKPGLTRSLPASDLQALELLYKSREIRRRVNEPSELKLLWDVCQVPDYRKIAPTNHAELIGMLFQQLEDRGTLSQEWLAAQISYADRIDGDIDTLANRIAHIRTWTFVANKKGWLDDPLLWQEKTRAVEDRLSDALHERLTKRFLDRRTSVLMKRLREKAMLEAEITPAGDVLVEGQHVGQLHGFRFAPDVSAEGNDAKAIHAAAQKVLSVEFENRSEKIAGAANDQFLLSGDGMLRWQGAPIAKLVAGDTVLKPRLMVLADEGLSGVALENVQSRINLWLNNHVNLLLQPLVELSGTEELDGIAKGLAFQLVENLGILDRRSVAEDVRSLDQDARASLRKFGVRFGAYHIYVPALLKPAPSTLLVMMWALHNGGIEQDGVVEVPSLSASGRTSIPVNEAISPALYKTVGFGVYGKRAVRIDILERLADLIRPLLSWRPTEETPEPPEGVVDRGFTVTVAMTSLLGCAGEDFSTILKSLGYRVERRKIESTPAEADAAKENFEAEAAAEIAAESASSEAVEQPEAAPEASSPQDSTPVSEGADEAASGVAEVVSEADAEEEEKWLEIWRPGGRGDRRPNRQGQRQKSGPRTSGRDSQNNGQKDFRKGGKRNGPRSEGGFKGGNRSGGPDKGRGKPRDQAPRKPEKVADPDSPFAALAALKANLDKK
- a CDS encoding RNA-binding S4 domain-containing protein — protein: MSEESSKLRIDKWLWFARVAKTRSLAAKLVTSGNVRVNKEKISAASRQIKPGDVLTIAKADNIRILEVVALGTRRGPAPEAQLLYNDHSPAPVKREDAPKIGIEHDAHAGRPTKRDRRQLMKLKRNPFE